A genome region from Mycolicibacterium litorale includes the following:
- a CDS encoding cell division protein PerM, which yields MDNRPVGARQARELLRVAFGPSVVALVVIAAVTLLQLLIANSDMTGAFGAIASMWLGVHQVPVSIGGRELGAMPLLPVLMMVWGTARTTSAATSPNSSWFVTRWVIASALGGPLLIAAIALAVIHDAASVLTELQTPSALRAFGGVLVVHLIGAAIGVSSRIGRRTVRTTPLPNWLPEAVRAAAAGVLALAGLCGVVTAGSLVVHWSTMHELFAITDSVFGQFSLTVLSLLYLPNVVVGAAAVAVGSSAHIGLATFSSFTVLGGDVPALPILAAVPTPPLGPVWVALLIIAAASAVAVGQQVARRPAPLHVAAAKLVVASALAALTMALLGVAGGGRLGNFGEVGVDQTTFGPGVFLWFTVIGGLTVAMSGGIVRRPRRVRAVGPEPDLEPEPDAEPDPAPEADDADTGPVLDTLPDEPPPPAEAPEPAAPEVAQDPEEHFIVDEDVTGNGVTGRAPTGRSPTDDEPRRSAD from the coding sequence GTGGACAACCGGCCGGTCGGCGCCCGCCAGGCCCGCGAACTGTTGCGGGTCGCCTTCGGGCCGTCCGTCGTGGCGCTCGTCGTCATCGCCGCGGTGACGCTGCTTCAGCTGCTCATCGCGAACAGCGATATGACGGGCGCCTTCGGCGCCATCGCCAGCATGTGGCTGGGCGTGCACCAGGTACCGGTCTCGATCGGAGGCCGCGAACTCGGCGCGATGCCGCTGCTGCCCGTGCTGATGATGGTGTGGGGCACCGCCCGCACCACGTCGGCGGCCACGTCACCGAACAGCTCGTGGTTCGTCACCCGCTGGGTGATCGCCTCGGCGCTGGGTGGCCCGCTGCTGATCGCCGCGATCGCACTGGCCGTCATCCACGACGCGGCGTCGGTGCTCACCGAGTTGCAGACCCCGTCGGCGCTGCGCGCCTTCGGCGGGGTGTTGGTGGTGCACCTGATCGGCGCCGCGATCGGGGTGTCGTCCCGGATCGGACGGCGCACGGTGCGCACCACGCCGCTGCCGAACTGGTTGCCCGAGGCGGTCCGCGCCGCGGCGGCCGGCGTCCTGGCGCTGGCCGGTCTGTGCGGCGTCGTCACCGCCGGATCGCTGGTGGTGCACTGGTCGACGATGCACGAGCTGTTCGCGATCACCGACTCGGTGTTCGGCCAGTTCAGCCTCACCGTGCTCTCGCTGCTCTACCTGCCCAACGTCGTGGTCGGCGCCGCGGCGGTGGCCGTCGGCTCCAGCGCGCACATCGGGCTGGCGACGTTCAGTTCGTTCACCGTGCTCGGCGGCGACGTGCCCGCACTTCCCATCCTCGCGGCGGTGCCCACCCCGCCGCTCGGGCCGGTGTGGGTGGCGCTGCTGATCATCGCGGCCGCGTCCGCGGTCGCGGTCGGTCAGCAGGTCGCCCGCAGACCCGCACCCCTCCACGTCGCGGCGGCGAAGCTGGTCGTCGCCTCCGCCCTCGCAGCGCTGACCATGGCGCTGCTCGGGGTCGCCGGCGGCGGTCGGCTGGGCAACTTCGGCGAGGTCGGGGTGGACCAGACGACGTTCGGTCCCGGTGTGTTCCTGTGGTTCACCGTGATCGGCGGGCTGACCGTGGCCATGTCCGGCGGAATCGTCCGCCGTCCGCGCCGGGTGCGGGCGGTCGGACCTGAACCGGACCTCGAGCCCGAACCGGACGCCGAGCCAGATCCGGCGCCCGAGGCGGACGACGCCGACACCGGGCCGGTCCTCGACACCCTTCCGGACGAGCCGCCGCCCCCGGCGGAGGCACCGGAACCGGCGGCGCCCGAGGTGGCGCAGGACCCCGAGGAGCACTTCATCGTCGACGAGGACGTGACGGGGAACGGCGTAACGGGCCGCGCCCCCACCGGCCGTAGCCCTACCGACGACGAACCGCGCCGCTCAGCCGACTAG
- the sfnG gene encoding dimethylsulfone monooxygenase SfnG: MSTERIADHVKFAYWVPNVSGGLVTSDIEQRTDWNYEYNKKLAQTAENNGFEYALSQVRYEASYGAEYQHESTSFSLALLLATERLKVIAAVHPGLWQPGVLAKLGATADQLSGGRFAVNVVSGWFKDEFTHLGEPWLEHDERYRRSAEFLQVLRKIWTEDDVDFRGDFYRIHDFTLKPKPVNTPHRPNPEIFQGGNSTAARRNGGHYADWYFSNGKDFDGVTEQVVEVRDHAREAGREVRFGLNGFIIARDTEKEAKETLREIIEKANKPAVEGFRDAVQQAGNATHDKKGMWADSTFEDLVQYNDGFRTQLIGTPEQIAERIAAYRKRGVDLILGGFLHFQEEIEYFGARVLPLVREIEAAESADEDAPVLTSV, encoded by the coding sequence ATGAGCACCGAACGCATCGCCGACCACGTCAAGTTCGCCTACTGGGTGCCCAACGTCAGCGGCGGCCTGGTCACCAGCGACATCGAGCAGCGCACCGACTGGAACTACGAATACAACAAGAAGCTGGCGCAGACCGCGGAGAACAACGGCTTCGAATACGCGCTGAGCCAGGTGCGATACGAGGCCAGCTACGGCGCCGAGTACCAGCACGAGTCGACGAGCTTCAGCCTCGCGCTGCTGCTGGCCACCGAACGGCTCAAGGTCATCGCCGCCGTGCACCCCGGCCTGTGGCAGCCCGGCGTGCTGGCCAAGCTCGGCGCCACCGCCGATCAACTGTCCGGCGGACGGTTCGCCGTCAACGTCGTCTCCGGCTGGTTCAAGGACGAGTTCACCCACCTCGGCGAGCCGTGGCTCGAACACGACGAGCGCTACCGGCGCAGCGCCGAATTCCTGCAGGTGCTGCGCAAGATCTGGACCGAGGACGACGTGGACTTCCGCGGCGACTTCTACCGCATCCACGACTTCACGCTCAAACCCAAACCGGTCAACACCCCGCATCGGCCGAACCCGGAGATCTTTCAGGGCGGCAACTCGACGGCCGCACGGCGCAACGGCGGGCACTACGCCGACTGGTACTTCTCCAACGGCAAGGACTTCGACGGCGTCACCGAGCAGGTCGTCGAGGTGCGCGACCACGCCCGCGAAGCCGGCCGCGAAGTGCGGTTCGGCCTGAACGGTTTCATCATCGCCCGCGACACGGAGAAAGAAGCGAAGGAGACTCTCCGCGAGATCATTGAGAAGGCGAACAAGCCTGCGGTCGAAGGGTTCCGCGACGCCGTACAGCAGGCCGGCAACGCGACGCACGACAAGAAGGGAATGTGGGCGGATTCGACGTTCGAGGACCTGGTCCAGTACAACGACGGCTTCCGCACCCAGCTGATCGGCACACCCGAGCAGATCGCGGAACGCATTGCGGCATACCGCAAACGCGGTGTCGACCTGATCCTCGGCGGGTTCCTGCACTTCCAGGAGGAGATCGAGTACTTCGGTGCCAGGGTGCTGCCACTGGTGCGGGAGATCGAGGCGGCGGAATCGGCGGACGAGGACGCCCCGGTGCTCACGAGCGTGTGA
- a CDS encoding acetyl-CoA acetyltransferase, with protein MVDPRTPVIVGVGQFTERVDDSGYRGMSAVDLATEAVRAALADTGADAGAVAGAIEVFAGLRQFEICTPFADPPLGASDNYLRSVAQRVGADPARAVLEPIGGNGPQKLVTEFATAIAAGDVEVVLVVGSEPGSTTKYFAKRDDKPDFTERVGGQLEDRGYGFEQYMSDYTVAHGLTGAPVQYGLLDNARRARTGLGVEGYRREMAELFAPFTEIAAKNPFSSSPVQRSVEELMTVTDDNRMICDPYPRLMVARDTVNQGAAALVMSVAAARKLGVPEEKWVYLRGHADQTEQDLLDRADLSVSVSAEQAVAEALRVAGIGIDQVATFDLYSCFPFPVFAVCDAFGLAPDDPRGLTLTGGLPYFGGPGNSYSLHGIAETVAEMRDKPGTFGLVGANGGVMSKYSVGVYSTEPADWVADRSKALQDDIAALPKVPVTRHVNGRGTIETYSVRYDWPVRTGIIIGRLESDGSRFMAITEDDDLVALMTDSDPLGAVVDVTADGDKNRATRA; from the coding sequence ATGGTCGATCCCCGCACCCCGGTCATCGTCGGCGTCGGTCAGTTCACCGAACGCGTCGACGACTCCGGATACCGCGGCATGTCGGCGGTCGACCTCGCGACCGAGGCGGTCAGGGCCGCGCTGGCCGACACCGGTGCCGACGCGGGCGCCGTGGCCGGGGCCATCGAGGTGTTCGCCGGGCTGCGCCAGTTCGAGATCTGCACGCCCTTCGCCGATCCGCCGCTCGGCGCCTCGGACAACTACCTGCGGTCGGTGGCGCAGCGCGTCGGCGCCGACCCGGCGCGTGCGGTGCTCGAACCGATCGGCGGCAACGGCCCCCAGAAGCTCGTCACCGAGTTCGCCACGGCGATCGCCGCCGGCGACGTCGAGGTGGTGCTGGTCGTCGGATCCGAGCCCGGCTCCACGACCAAGTACTTCGCGAAGCGCGACGACAAGCCGGACTTCACCGAACGCGTCGGCGGCCAGCTCGAGGACCGGGGCTACGGCTTCGAGCAGTACATGAGCGACTACACCGTCGCGCACGGCCTCACCGGCGCACCCGTCCAGTACGGACTGCTGGACAACGCCCGACGCGCCCGCACGGGCCTCGGCGTCGAGGGGTACCGCCGCGAGATGGCCGAACTCTTCGCACCGTTCACCGAGATCGCGGCGAAGAACCCGTTCTCGTCCTCACCGGTGCAGCGGTCGGTCGAGGAGCTGATGACGGTCACCGACGACAACCGGATGATCTGCGATCCCTACCCGCGGCTGATGGTGGCCCGCGACACCGTGAACCAGGGCGCCGCCGCGCTGGTGATGTCGGTGGCGGCCGCCCGCAAACTCGGTGTGCCCGAAGAGAAATGGGTGTATCTGCGCGGGCACGCGGACCAGACCGAGCAGGATCTGCTCGACCGCGCGGATCTGAGCGTCAGCGTCTCGGCGGAACAGGCTGTGGCAGAGGCGCTTCGGGTCGCAGGCATCGGTATCGACCAGGTGGCCACCTTCGACCTGTACAGCTGCTTCCCGTTCCCCGTGTTCGCGGTGTGCGACGCGTTCGGCCTGGCCCCGGACGATCCCCGCGGCCTGACGCTCACCGGCGGGCTGCCGTACTTCGGCGGCCCGGGCAACAGCTACTCGCTGCACGGCATCGCCGAGACGGTCGCCGAGATGCGGGACAAGCCGGGCACATTCGGCCTCGTCGGCGCCAACGGCGGTGTGATGAGCAAGTATTCGGTCGGGGTGTACTCCACCGAACCCGCGGACTGGGTGGCCGACCGCAGCAAGGCGCTGCAGGACGACATCGCCGCGCTGCCGAAGGTGCCGGTCACCCGGCACGTGAACGGCCGCGGCACCATCGAGACGTACTCGGTCCGCTACGACTGGCCGGTGCGCACGGGCATCATCATCGGCCGGCTCGAATCCGACGGCAGCCGGTTCATGGCGATCACCGAGGACGACGACCTGGTGGCGCTGATGACTGACAGCGATCCGCTGGGAGCGGTCGTCGACGTCACGGCCGACGGGGACAAGAACCGCGCCACGCGGGCGTGA
- the purH gene encoding bifunctional phosphoribosylaminoimidazolecarboxamide formyltransferase/IMP cyclohydrolase — protein sequence MSMDEANSTTRKPIRRALISVYDKTGLTDLARGLHEAGVAIVSTGSTAKTIAGAGVPVTPVEDVTGFPEVLDGRVKTLHPKVHAGLLADLRKPEHVAALEELGVEAFDLVVVNLYPFSETVESGASQDECVEQIDIGGPSMVRAAAKNHPSVAVVVEPNGYDGVLAAVRAGGFTLAERKILASLAFRHTAEYDVAVATWMGSTLAPEEPAQKLPAWVGGTWRRAAVLRYGENPHQQAALYRDATAWPGLAQAEQLHGKEMSYNNYTDADAAWRAAFDHSDICVAIIKHANPCGIAISSVSVADAHRKAHECDPLSAFGGVIATNTTVSVEMAETVADIFTEVIVAPAYEPGAVEVLARKKNIRILVASEPPTTGTELRQISGGLLLQQRDALDAAGDNPANWTLATGEPADPATLADLAFAWRTCRAVKSNAIVVAADGATVGVGMGQVNRVDAARLAVQRAGDRVRGAVAASDAFFPFPDGLETLSDAGVKAIVHPGGSMRDDVVTEAAAKAGITLYLTGARHFAH from the coding sequence ATGAGCATGGACGAGGCGAACTCCACGACGCGCAAGCCGATCCGGCGCGCCCTGATCAGCGTCTACGACAAGACCGGCCTGACCGACCTGGCCCGCGGCCTGCACGAGGCCGGCGTCGCGATCGTGTCCACCGGGTCGACCGCCAAGACCATCGCCGGCGCCGGTGTGCCCGTCACCCCGGTGGAGGACGTGACCGGCTTCCCCGAGGTGCTCGACGGCCGCGTCAAGACCCTGCACCCGAAGGTGCACGCCGGACTGCTGGCCGACCTGCGCAAGCCCGAACACGTTGCGGCGCTGGAGGAACTCGGCGTCGAGGCGTTCGACCTCGTCGTGGTCAACCTCTATCCGTTCAGCGAGACCGTGGAATCCGGCGCGTCGCAGGACGAGTGCGTGGAGCAGATCGACATCGGCGGTCCGTCGATGGTGCGGGCGGCGGCGAAGAACCACCCGAGCGTGGCCGTGGTCGTCGAACCCAACGGCTACGACGGGGTGCTGGCCGCCGTGCGGGCCGGCGGCTTCACACTGGCCGAACGAAAGATTTTGGCGTCGTTGGCCTTCCGGCACACCGCCGAATACGACGTGGCCGTCGCGACGTGGATGGGTTCGACCCTGGCGCCCGAGGAGCCCGCCCAGAAGCTGCCCGCATGGGTGGGCGGCACCTGGCGGCGCGCCGCGGTGCTGCGGTACGGCGAGAACCCGCATCAGCAGGCGGCGCTGTACCGCGACGCCACCGCGTGGCCGGGTCTGGCCCAGGCCGAGCAGTTGCACGGCAAGGAGATGTCCTACAACAACTACACCGACGCCGACGCGGCATGGCGGGCGGCGTTCGACCACTCCGACATCTGCGTCGCGATCATCAAGCACGCCAACCCGTGCGGTATCGCGATCTCGTCGGTGTCCGTCGCCGATGCGCACCGCAAGGCCCACGAGTGCGATCCGCTGTCCGCGTTCGGCGGAGTGATCGCCACCAACACCACCGTCAGCGTCGAGATGGCTGAGACCGTCGCCGACATCTTCACCGAGGTGATCGTGGCCCCGGCCTACGAGCCCGGTGCGGTGGAGGTCCTCGCCCGCAAGAAGAACATCCGCATCCTGGTCGCGTCCGAACCGCCGACGACCGGCACCGAACTGCGCCAGATCAGCGGCGGGCTGCTGCTGCAGCAGCGCGATGCGCTCGACGCCGCGGGCGACAATCCCGCGAACTGGACGCTGGCGACCGGCGAACCGGCCGACCCGGCCACGCTCGCCGACCTCGCGTTCGCCTGGCGGACCTGCCGTGCGGTGAAGTCCAACGCGATCGTGGTGGCCGCCGACGGCGCCACCGTCGGCGTCGGCATGGGGCAGGTCAACCGCGTCGACGCGGCGCGGCTGGCGGTACAGCGCGCCGGCGACCGGGTGCGTGGTGCGGTCGCGGCCTCGGACGCGTTCTTCCCGTTCCCCGACGGCCTGGAGACGCTCAGCGATGCGGGCGTGAAGGCCATCGTGCATCCCGGCGGGTCGATGCGCGACGACGTCGTCACCGAGGCCGCCGCCAAGGCGGGTATCACGCTCTACCTGACCGGCGCCCGGCACTTCGCCCACTGA
- a CDS encoding alpha/beta hydrolase family protein, translated as MALPELIPVDDLFSPPVRAAATISPDGTRIAYLAPWKNRLNVWVEHLDDGSEARCLTADETRSVYLYQWSHDSRWLLYLQDNGGDENWHVYRVDPDDPDAGAVDLTPFPEVRASFELLKKRPGKALVQLNRRTPELLDAYELDIATGELTLVAENPGTVVHWISGPSGDLFTNTLTADGDIDISQWDTATATLRTIVTYDGTDYPLGIYPVAVTPDGTGLWLGSNRDSDRTRLVRVDVATGEEFEVDSHPRFDLAISPVLPSPLIISDRTGELIGARYYGDRQVIHPLDPDFAAVLQHLATLSDGDVGSVSSDGTGRRWVVSVTDDRDPGVTYLYDHATGESRLLFRPYPHLDPDALAPMTPVTVTARDGLDLHGYLTLPVGVEPVALPMVLLVHGGPWARDCWYYQPEVQLLANRGYAVLQINFRGSTGYGKAFTKAAIGEFAGKMHDDLIDAVEWAIGQGYADRDRVGIFGGSYGGYAALVGVTFTPDVFAAAIDYVGISSLANFMRTLPNVARPFLANNWHLFVGDPSDPAQEADMLTRSPITRVEAIRTPLLVVQGANDSRVVKAESDNLVEALRRRGVEVEYLVKDDEGHGFLNPDNQIEMYRAVERFLAEHLGGRI; from the coding sequence ATGGCACTGCCCGAGTTGATCCCGGTCGACGACCTCTTCAGCCCACCCGTCCGCGCGGCCGCGACGATCTCGCCGGACGGGACCAGGATCGCCTACCTCGCACCGTGGAAGAACCGTCTCAACGTCTGGGTCGAACACCTCGACGACGGCTCCGAGGCGCGCTGCCTGACCGCCGACGAAACCCGCAGCGTATACCTCTATCAGTGGTCCCACGATTCACGGTGGCTGCTCTACCTGCAGGACAACGGCGGTGACGAGAACTGGCACGTCTACCGTGTCGATCCCGACGATCCGGACGCCGGCGCCGTGGATCTCACTCCTTTCCCGGAGGTGCGAGCGAGTTTCGAGTTGCTCAAGAAGCGCCCCGGCAAGGCCCTCGTCCAGCTCAACCGCCGCACTCCCGAACTGCTCGACGCGTACGAACTCGACATCGCGACAGGCGAACTCACCCTCGTCGCGGAGAACCCCGGCACCGTCGTCCACTGGATCAGCGGTCCCAGCGGTGACCTGTTCACCAACACGCTGACCGCCGACGGCGACATCGACATCTCCCAATGGGACACGGCGACAGCGACATTGCGCACGATCGTGACCTATGACGGCACCGACTACCCACTCGGCATCTACCCGGTCGCGGTCACCCCCGACGGCACCGGACTGTGGCTCGGCTCCAACAGGGACAGCGACCGGACCCGTCTGGTGCGGGTCGACGTCGCCACCGGTGAGGAATTCGAGGTCGACAGCCACCCGCGATTCGACCTCGCCATCTCACCGGTACTGCCGTCGCCGCTCATCATCAGTGACCGGACCGGCGAATTGATCGGGGCCCGCTACTACGGGGACCGCCAGGTGATCCACCCGCTGGACCCGGATTTCGCTGCGGTGCTGCAGCATCTGGCGACGTTGTCGGACGGCGACGTCGGGTCGGTGTCCTCCGACGGCACCGGGCGGCGATGGGTGGTCAGCGTCACCGACGACCGGGATCCCGGGGTCACCTACCTGTACGACCACGCGACGGGTGAGAGCCGACTGTTGTTCCGGCCCTACCCGCATCTCGACCCCGACGCGCTCGCCCCCATGACGCCGGTGACCGTCACCGCACGCGACGGGCTGGATCTCCACGGGTACCTGACGCTGCCAGTCGGCGTGGAACCGGTCGCGCTGCCGATGGTCCTGCTGGTCCACGGCGGCCCCTGGGCACGCGACTGCTGGTACTACCAGCCCGAGGTGCAACTGCTGGCCAACCGCGGATATGCGGTGCTGCAGATCAACTTTCGCGGGTCCACGGGCTACGGTAAGGCCTTCACCAAAGCCGCCATCGGCGAGTTCGCCGGCAAGATGCACGACGACCTCATCGACGCCGTCGAGTGGGCGATCGGGCAGGGCTACGCCGACCGCGACCGGGTCGGCATCTTCGGCGGCTCGTACGGCGGCTACGCCGCGCTGGTGGGTGTCACGTTCACCCCCGACGTGTTCGCCGCGGCCATCGACTACGTCGGCATCTCCAGCCTGGCGAACTTCATGCGGACCCTGCCGAACGTGGCCCGGCCGTTCCTGGCCAACAACTGGCACCTGTTCGTCGGCGACCCGTCGGACCCGGCGCAGGAAGCCGACATGCTGACCCGCTCCCCCATCACGCGCGTCGAGGCGATCCGGACCCCGCTGCTGGTCGTGCAGGGCGCCAACGACTCTCGCGTGGTGAAGGCCGAATCCGACAACCTCGTGGAGGCGCTGCGCCGCCGCGGCGTCGAGGTCGAGTACCTGGTCAAGGACGACGAGGGCCACGGATTCCTCAACCCGGACAACCAGATCGAAATGTACCGCGCGGTCGAACGCTTCCTCGCCGAGCATCTCGGGGGGCGCATCTAG
- the purN gene encoding phosphoribosylglycinamide formyltransferase — translation MQQPLRVPPSAPARLVVLASGTGSLLASLLESAVGDYPARVVAVGTDRDCAALDIAAAAAVPTYTVRLGEYPDRAAWDAAITAATAEHQPDLVVSAGFMKILGPAFLSRFLGRVVNTHPALLPAFPGAHAVPDSLAYGVRVTGCTVHLVDAGMDTGPILAQEAVTVYDGDDEATLHERIKVVERRLLVDVLAAMAQRGVTWTGRKATLG, via the coding sequence GTGCAGCAACCGCTACGTGTGCCTCCGAGCGCACCTGCACGGTTGGTGGTGCTCGCCTCGGGCACCGGATCGCTGCTCGCCTCGTTGCTCGAATCCGCCGTCGGCGACTACCCGGCGCGCGTGGTGGCCGTCGGCACCGACCGCGACTGCGCCGCACTCGACATCGCCGCCGCCGCCGCGGTGCCGACCTACACCGTCCGGCTGGGGGAGTATCCCGACCGCGCCGCCTGGGACGCCGCGATCACCGCGGCCACCGCCGAACACCAGCCCGATCTGGTGGTGTCGGCGGGCTTCATGAAGATCCTCGGACCCGCATTCCTTTCGCGCTTCCTCGGCCGCGTCGTCAACACCCACCCCGCCCTGCTGCCGGCGTTCCCCGGCGCACACGCCGTGCCCGACTCGCTGGCGTACGGCGTGCGGGTCACCGGCTGCACCGTGCACCTGGTCGACGCGGGAATGGACACCGGCCCGATCCTGGCGCAGGAGGCCGTCACCGTGTACGACGGCGATGACGAGGCGACCCTGCACGAACGAATCAAGGTGGTCGAACGGCGACTGCTGGTGGATGTCCTGGCCGCGATGGCACAGCGCGGCGTGACCTGGACCGGACGAAAGGCGACCCTGGGATGA
- a CDS encoding DUF5336 domain-containing protein, translated as MTYSPGSPGYPPANQPTTQFSAPTQHFGKLPEQPAAGESPNKLPAYLLMVVAALGLLVYLCNFGPIFEVNASDFLGQGGTVSGSTLGIGLAVVAALAAGLLAGVTLLSKGRTYVAIAAVLSVLALLLVIAELINKPSEASIGWALYALIVLSLLQAGSAVAALLFDTGVLTPPTPRPKYDQQQQYGQYGGPGPYYGQTHGGQQHSGQHQPQQHHTGSHQQAPQQQRPGYPSQYGGGYPGAGGPSTGGFSAPGQQSGPPTPPTGFPTYGQPQQQGGGSGQGQQPQSSQQQSGPNPS; from the coding sequence ATGACCTACTCACCCGGTAGCCCCGGATATCCACCGGCCAACCAGCCCACCACCCAGTTCTCGGCACCGACCCAGCACTTCGGCAAGCTCCCCGAGCAGCCCGCCGCCGGCGAAAGCCCCAACAAGCTGCCCGCCTACCTGCTGATGGTGGTCGCGGCCCTCGGCCTGCTCGTCTACCTCTGCAACTTCGGGCCGATCTTCGAGGTCAACGCCTCGGACTTCCTCGGCCAGGGCGGCACCGTCAGCGGTTCGACGCTGGGCATCGGGCTCGCGGTCGTCGCGGCGCTCGCCGCCGGCCTGCTGGCCGGGGTCACCCTGCTGTCCAAGGGCCGCACCTACGTCGCGATCGCGGCGGTGCTGTCCGTGCTGGCGTTGCTGCTGGTGATCGCCGAACTGATCAACAAGCCGTCGGAAGCCTCGATCGGCTGGGCGCTCTACGCGCTGATCGTGCTGTCGCTGCTGCAGGCCGGATCAGCCGTCGCCGCGCTGCTCTTCGACACCGGTGTCCTCACCCCGCCCACGCCGCGGCCCAAGTACGACCAGCAGCAGCAGTACGGCCAGTACGGCGGCCCCGGCCCCTACTACGGCCAGACCCACGGCGGCCAGCAGCACTCCGGGCAGCACCAGCCGCAGCAGCACCACACCGGTTCCCACCAGCAGGCGCCGCAGCAGCAGCGTCCGGGCTACCCCTCGCAGTACGGCGGCGGCTACCCCGGTGCCGGCGGCCCGTCGACCGGTGGCTTCTCGGCCCCCGGCCAGCAGAGCGGCCCGCCGACCCCTCCCACCGGTTTCCCGACCTACGGCCAACCGCAGCAGCAGGGCGGCGGTTCCGGCCAGGGCCAGCAACCGCAGTCCTCGCAGCAGCAGTCCGGCCCGAACCCCTCGTAA
- a CDS encoding TetR/AcrR family transcriptional regulator, with amino-acid sequence MSEIREKQSQARLEVSRHACRLFWERGVAGTSGDDIAAAAGLSTRTIWRYFRSKESCVEPLLARSADRFVASLHRWPHRLSLADHLAADIVTHVLTPQEVADEISAMRIATMTSSEPALRTAYLMVHDRMERGFIPVVADRLNMKGTDLTVRLCAAAVTGAFRVVDEDVSRAVIVDGVTVTQQDTLALIDRAIREATNGRLGGPVAP; translated from the coding sequence GTGAGTGAGATCCGCGAGAAGCAGTCGCAGGCGCGTCTCGAGGTCTCCCGGCACGCCTGCAGGTTGTTCTGGGAGCGTGGGGTGGCCGGGACGAGCGGGGACGACATCGCCGCGGCCGCAGGGCTTTCCACGCGCACGATCTGGCGGTACTTCCGCTCGAAGGAGAGCTGCGTCGAACCCCTGCTCGCCCGGTCGGCCGACCGGTTCGTGGCCTCGCTGCACCGGTGGCCGCACCGCCTGTCGCTCGCCGACCACCTTGCGGCGGACATCGTCACCCATGTGCTCACCCCGCAGGAGGTCGCGGACGAGATCAGCGCGATGCGCATCGCCACCATGACCTCGTCGGAACCCGCGCTGCGCACCGCCTACCTGATGGTCCACGACCGGATGGAACGGGGCTTCATCCCCGTGGTCGCCGACCGCCTGAACATGAAGGGGACCGACCTGACCGTCCGCCTGTGCGCGGCCGCGGTCACCGGGGCGTTCCGCGTCGTCGACGAGGACGTCAGCCGAGCGGTGATCGTCGACGGCGTGACCGTCACCCAGCAGGACACCCTCGCGCTGATCGACCGCGCGATCCGCGAAGCCACCAACGGCCGCCTCGGCGGGCCCGTCGCGCCCTGA
- a CDS encoding LLM class F420-dependent oxidoreductase, with translation MDFGLVLFTSDRGITPATAAKLADDHGFRTFYVPEHTHIPIKREAAHPTTGDETLPDDRYMRTLDPWVSLGTACAVTSRVRLSTAVALPVEHDPITLAKSIATLDHLSGGRVSLGVGFGWNTDELADHNVPPGRRRTMLREYLEAMRALWTQEEASYAGEFVNFGPSWAWPKPVQSHIPVLVGAAGTEKNFKWIAKSADGWITTPRDFDIDAPVKLLQDTWAAAGRDGAPQIVALDFKPDPDKLARWRELGVTEVLFGLPDKGEAEVAAYVERLAGKLSALV, from the coding sequence ATGGACTTCGGGCTCGTACTCTTCACCAGCGATCGCGGCATCACCCCGGCCACGGCTGCCAAGCTGGCCGACGATCACGGCTTCCGCACTTTCTACGTGCCCGAGCACACGCACATCCCGATCAAGCGGGAGGCGGCGCACCCGACGACGGGCGACGAGACGCTGCCCGACGACCGCTACATGCGCACCCTGGACCCCTGGGTCTCGCTGGGGACGGCGTGCGCGGTGACGTCACGAGTGCGGCTGTCGACGGCGGTCGCGCTGCCGGTCGAACACGATCCGATCACGCTGGCGAAGTCGATCGCCACGCTCGACCACCTGTCAGGTGGACGCGTCAGCCTGGGTGTCGGATTCGGCTGGAACACCGACGAACTCGCCGACCACAACGTTCCACCCGGACGGCGCCGCACGATGCTGCGGGAGTACCTCGAGGCGATGCGGGCGCTGTGGACGCAGGAGGAGGCGTCGTATGCGGGCGAGTTCGTAAACTTCGGGCCGAGCTGGGCGTGGCCGAAGCCGGTGCAGTCACACATCCCCGTGCTGGTCGGCGCGGCCGGTACGGAGAAGAACTTCAAGTGGATCGCGAAGTCCGCCGACGGCTGGATCACCACTCCGCGCGACTTCGACATCGACGCCCCGGTGAAGCTGCTGCAGGACACGTGGGCGGCGGCCGGGCGCGACGGCGCGCCGCAGATCGTGGCGCTCGACTTCAAACCCGATCCGGACAAGCTGGCGCGCTGGCGTGAACTCGGCGTGACCGAGGTGCTGTTCGGGCTCCCCGACAAGGGTGAGGCCGAGGTCGCGGCGTACGTCGAGCGGTTGGCCGGAAAGCTCTCCGCACTCGTCTGA